The Kwoniella dendrophila CBS 6074 chromosome 3, complete sequence genome contains a region encoding:
- a CDS encoding chlorophyll synthesis pathway protein BchC, with translation MSNVPSEMSALYYHEARNFEIKKVPVPEINENEILLKVDICGVCGTDQHIHEGEFISKFPLIPGHEAVGKVVAMGKNVKGFSVGDRVAADVGETCGWCHYCRKGDELFCEHFTPAGVARDGGFADYIKYHFAKCYKIKNLSDEEATLLEPASCAIHGMDKLKMPFGAKVLLIGAGPTGLILAQLMKIGGAGHITIAANKGIKMDIARKVDAADAYIDLDRKDAASQWAKIKEENPYGFDVVAECTGVESIVNDAINYVTRGGTLLVYGVYEDKARLPSWSPTDIFVNEKRIIGSFSQTYCFPRAIDLLDSGKIRTTGMVTDVFDLKDYQKALDKMATRQALKIAIKP, from the exons ATGTCCAACGTTCCATCTGAAATGAGTGCTTTGTACTACCACGAA GCCAGAAACTTCGAAATTAAAAAAGTCCCAGTCCCAGAAATCAACGAAAATGAAATCCTCCTCAAAG TCGATATCTGTGGTGTTTGTGGTACcgat CAACACATCCATGAAGGAGAATTCATTTCAAAATTCCCTTTGATTCCAGGACACGAAGCCGTTGGTAAAGTTGTTGCCATGGGTAAAAACGTTAAAGGTTTCTCAGTCGGTGATAGAGTTGCAGCAGATGTTGGTGAAACTTGTGGTTGGTGTCACTACTgtagaaaaggtgatgaacTTTTCTGTGAACACTTTACTCCAGCCGGTGTTGCTAGAGATGGTGGTTTCGCTGATTACATCAAATA CCACTTTGCCAAATGttacaaaatcaagaacCTTTCTGACGAAGAAGCCACTTTACTTGAACCAGCATCATGTGCTATCCACGGTAtggataaattgaaaatgcCATTTGGTGCTAAAGTATTATTAATTGGTGCTGGACCAACTGGTTTAATCTTAGCTCAATTAATGAAAATTGGTGGTGCTGGACACATCACAATTGCCGCTAACAAAGGTATCAAAATGGATATTGCAAGAAAAGTTGATGCAGCAGATGCttatattgatttagatagAAAAGATGCTGCTTCACAATGGgcaaaaatcaaagaagaaaatccaTATGGTTTCGATGTTGTTGCTGAATGTACTGGTGTAGAATCAATTGTTAACGATGCTATAAACTACGTTACAAGAGGTGGTACACTCTTAGTTTACGGTGTTtatgaagataaagctagATTACCTTCTTGGTCACCAACAGATATTTTCGTTaatgaaaagagaattaTCGGTTCTTTCTCACAAACATACTGTTTCCCAAGAGCTATCGATTTAttagattcaggtaaaattAGAACAACAGGTATGGTTACCGATGTCTTTGATCTTAAAGATTACCAAAAAGCTCTCGATAAAATGGCTACTAGACAAGCTCTTAAAATCGCCATCAAACCTTAA
- a CDS encoding calmodulin, translating into MAEQLTKEFKEAFSLFDKDGDGTITTKELGTVMRSLGQNPTQAELEDMINEVDADGNNSIDFAEFMTLMARKMHDTDSEDEIREAFKVFDKNNDGHISAAELKHVMTNLGEKLSDAEISEMIREADKDGDGMIDYNEFVTMMMAKFSTNRPNYP; encoded by the exons ATGGCTGAACAATTA ACAAAAG AATTTAAGGAAGCTTTCTCTCTTTTCGATAAAG ATGGAGACGGAACTATCACCACCAAAGAACTCGGTACCGTTATGAGATCTCTTGGTCAAAACCCAACTCAAGCTGAGCTTGAAGATATGATCAACGAG GTTGACGCTGATGGAAACAACTCAATCGACTTTGCTGAATTCATGACCCTTATGGCTAGAAAAATGCACGATACcgattctgaagatgaaatcagGGAGGCCttcaag GTATTCGACAAAAACAACGATGGACACATCTCTGCTGCTGAATTAAAACACGTCATGA CCAACCTCGGAGAGAAACTCTCAGATGCTGAAATTAGTGAAATGATCAGAGAAGCAGACAAAGACG GTGATGGTATGATTGATTACAACGAATTCGTAACAATGATGATGGCCAAA TTCTCGACTAATCGGCCAAATTATCCATAG